Part of the Citrus sinensis cultivar Valencia sweet orange chromosome 2, DVS_A1.0, whole genome shotgun sequence genome, CTAGCTCCATCTCTGTTTCTTTGGTTACTTGCTTTCtctttataaaaagaaaaaaaatggaagcaAGCAGAGCTGAAGGAAAGAGGAGCTTGAAGGAGGATGatcaagaagaagaggaagatgatgaagatagTGGTGGTGGTATTGCTGGAGAGGAAGACAAGATCAAGAAGAAAGGCAAGAGAGGATCAAGCAGCGCCGGAGCTGGGGGTCCAACGACATTTGTATCTTGTCAGGTGGAGAATTGTAGGGCTGATATGACGGATGCCAAGAAATACCATAGGCGACATAAGGTCTGTGACTTCCACGCCAAGGCTCCTGTTGTTCGTGTCGAGGGTCTTGCACAACGCTTTTGCCAGCAATGTAGCAGGTCAGCTTACCCTATCCCTAATTCCTCCTCTATattcatattcatatattttttcatccGCGATGTATAGACCTTTCATTTAGTAATACACAGCACTAGTTATAgattcttttatatttgttatatATGTTCATGTTATGGCTCAATTAGATGCTAGCCTGCTAGGGACTCCGGCGTACATCATATATatcaacacacacacacacacacacacacaaaatatatatatatcgatGAGCATGACAAGTCAAAACTTGATGTGATTTGGAAGCcatagatatattttaaatcaatGCGAACAAAGATAGGCATCGAAATGTGGAAGTGGAAACAAGAGTCCATTTTCATTTATGGATGTATTTTAAGGTCGTTATCAGCTGTTATAAAAGGCAAAAGTATTAAGGTTTGTTGACAACATTCATGTTACCATAATTGAAGAAACCCATTTTCAAGTGATGACTCCTTGTCGTGCTGGGCTTATTTGTCCCTTTCCCGTGCCCTTCTACATAATTTATAGGTTCCATGAACTGTCGGAGTTCGATGACACCAAAAGGAGTTGCCGTAGACGTTTGGCCGGGCACAACGAGCGCCGCCGGAAAAGCTCAGCTGACTATCATGGAGAAGGCTCAAACTGAGAGTACGTAATATTAAGGATTAATTATGGAGGCAGgcgaataaaaagaaagaagaatcgTTTTTACCAAATAACTTTCTCATTATATGTATGCCCCTTGCGTCGGCAATTACCTAGCGTGCTCTCTCTCTTCTGTCAATGCTCGATCGACTGTAATGTTAAGCGCCAGATGGTGCTCCAAATAAtctcaaataattaagaattattaTCTTAATTAATACTTAACAGCAGTATGcttatgcatttattttgctttgttGTTACTGTTAGGACTGCGTATGTTAGTACAATTTAGAgtgatattattatatatcatcctttttttttttcttctcctaaTCTTATACAATTAGAAATAACAGAAGAATGCAAAGAGTTCCAAAAGGACTCGAACCATGTCTTTAATGTGAAGTCATATGGGTTCACCACTCTGCTAGCCGAATGGCTCTACCAGCTTCTTTCTTGGTTCGAATTTCATTTACATGCATTAATTCAATtcagaatttaattttgacaactaaaataaatatttttttactttattagttttatttttttatctcaaaattgttggcaataattttaatatctttaaatttcttatcttatttgttaattgaataaggataattttagattttcacAATGTATATAcggatatatatgaaattatagtaaatgtaaaattaattcttaaaattaaatttaaaaggctaaaatttatttataggaTAAAGTgagttttcaaaaaaatttatcaagtaccaaaattaacttttaattttttaaatgcaatTTGGAATGGAcccttaataattaattaagttactataattatattatttcacAAACGTTTATGTTATTAAGccccgccccccccccccccccccccaaaaaaaaaaaagagagaatgcttaattgaatttttttttatcgcTAAATGCTTCAGTTTCTTGCTGCAGTTGTTGATAGCAAGGTTATGACTTACaattaaacagaaaaataatttcctaTGACTCATTAGTTGTTTGACAAGCAACAACTGagtcatataaaaaaattaattttgagttgTAACTGCCTTAGTCTTTGGAGTTCAATTGTGTTGAGCAATTTGTTGGTGATTATACCAGGTTTTGTCTGTCTGTTTTTATAaagggataaaaaaaaaaaagtgcggTGCTGCTCAACTCGGCCGGCCATTGATAGGTGTAGCCTTGAAAGCAAAGGGACACTCAAAGTGAAAATTTCTTAAGATGATGATTACTGAACTGTACAAATCCAGATCAATTgatcaaatatatatgtagGAAAGCTTGTTAGCAAAACTGTAAGCAGTAAAATCTCCACAACATAAACCATCTTCAATGGCATAAACTTGTCAACATATATGtgttcaaaaatttcaatcagTTTTGATCATAGATTCcataaaattgattctatGATCAAGCTCAATAATGTTGAACAGGACATGATTAGAAAACCAAACCAATTCGGCAACCCTTCCTACAGTGCACTACAGGCTCAAGACAACAATAGCGCTTTTTGTTAGACCAGGCCAGCTGCAATAGAATCGAATTCGAATATTGTACATAAGAGAGATGCTCTTATCTTTTACcccaggaaaaaaaaaaaatcaagctaaCCTCAGTGTCAGTCCACATCAAGAGTTCCGGAACCATATTTTGCTGAAATAGCCACTAATGCATGAAATGGGAACAAGAAGTTAGTGAACCTTGTGTCTGGTACACCATGCTAGCCATGCTTTATCCCTAGCAACTTTCCAGCTAGTTCCCAGGTAACAATTGCAGTTGCATTAGCAGGAAATGCCCTCATTATAGTAGGACCCAAACCCGTATAGCATCCTTTCAGACCAGCTCGCCTGTAAATCTATAAAAGTGACTATATTAGCCCCCACTTGTTAACAACATatgttttggaaaaattaCAGGCCATATTCCCTTCCCTCTCCACTCTACCCACCCCTTCCATTTCTTTTGCATTATCTCACATATAGAGATCATGTGGATAATTCATGGAGAATTTAATCCGAAAAGGTCAAATAAGAGGAACCAGCATATTATACCGAGTTTAAAATCTGAAAAGGATTTGTAGAGGCGTTTTTATCTGGAGCAGTCTGGATAATGGTTTTTGCAACATCCAAAGGTAGAACAGCTGACCAGAACTAGGAAACAGAGAAGGTAAAAAAGGATTAATGTGAATGAgaaacacaaaagaaaaaaatagaaatgcaAGGCTGTCAAAATGCTTACAGCTACACCACCAAGACCACCACTCACGATCCCAATTCCCATGTCAATCAAGTTACTGTGATCGGATGAAGCAGCTTTCAGTTTCAAATGCATGTAATAACGAACATGCTCATAGACACTGAAAAAGACCGCATTTCCTATAGCTTCTCTTAAAAAAGTCGTAGATCCTCCACGAAAAATGGCCATGACCTGAATGCTAATCCATCAGCTCAAGATGATACATATGTTTTAAGATGCAGTAAGTCAAGGATTTACTCACCCCTTCCTGTTTGACAGTTCTTAGGGCGCAATCAAGAGGACTGGTGTATCTAACAGACTTTGGGACCAAAGAGTCAGTGCCCTGGACTTGCATTCTACACTGTGAAGCTCAGTGTCACAAGCATAATATAGGTAACAACTGCTTATAGGGGAAAATAGAGTGCAAAAGGTAACTTTCTAATTCACTAACCTTCACTAGCTCTGATGGACATAACACAAAACTGATAATAGATCCACCAAAAGCTGCTGAAGGAATTATTACATTGGGTTGTGGTCCACCACTTTGTACCCCTCCcttaattttggaaaaaaataaaagttcataAGTGTTTGATAGGTAGACGACGCGTTTAAGGAAAAGTATCAACGGTATTATTGATGGAAATGATTTGTGGTTATCATTTAGTGCCGAGTAGAAACAGCAAACAGATAGTTCAATTCAATGTCTTACAAACCTGCAGTAGCTGTTTTGTTTGGGAATAGATACCAAAAAGAAGTGAACTCTCAAAAGCCATCCCAAGGAATGATGGCGTTGCTCCTCTGTAGAGTCCTCTAACCTGTCAAAGTCAACGGCTGGTCATCCTCCAGGCAAGATCAAAGCGAAGAACTACGAGATAGGGCAGGACAGGCAGAGGAGAAGCAACAGATAATTAAAAAGCAATGTCAATTTTATCAAGATGACTAATACACTTGTGCGTCTAAGTAGTTTATTTGTTATGCACATGTACAAACATCAAATACGAAGGCCAGCCTTATATCTCAAACCAAAGGACGAAGAAGAATGCTCTAAAAAGGCCATCATCACCAAGCAAACAATATAATTGGGAAGCCAAGAACAGAAAGGGCAAGTATTCGACTAGCAgtctaaaaaatgaaatttcgGTTTGCCTCTAATTTCTAAAGCCCAACAACTTCACTTTGTGCCGAGGAAGCGAACAACGTGAACTGTTACATAATAATCTATCAGAAATGCacaattttgattaaaagaaaaaaaaaaagttaacaaaaaagCATACCCCTTCAGTTCTGAGTATCCTTGCAGTGCAATGCAAACCATTCTTGTACCTAATCCCATGCACTTCAGTATTGTGTTTCTGCAGCTTCacctaataaattaaacaaacataTGATATacccataataataataataataataataaataaataaataaacaattcaattgttAAGACAACAAGCCAACCCTTTTAGTTTTTAGTGTTTTACCTTGACGGTGTCGAAAGGATGACCGACAATGACGGTAGCAACACCGGCGATTAAGCCTGCCACATACTCTTTGTAACCGGAACCCCAACTCTCTTCCATCTCTCTACTTTCCCTGAAATTTAAAACCCTCTGCTTTGTCGTGTCCACGTCTCTCTCACTCTTTCCCTCCCAATTTTGGACGGTTCAAGTTCAACGACCTTCATTACTAAACAATACTCGTGAGATCGCTGACCGTGTTTGTGCGTgcgatatatttatttatttatgtacttattttattttttttaactgcaGTAGACAGCCGCTTTTCcaaattaataacatttttattttattttactcttCTTTACTTTATAtagtataaatttttcttagtaattttatattgtaaaaatattgaatttggaACGTATATGAAAGTTTGTTTGGAATTAGTTCCCGAGATGAtagaagtaaattaaatttaatgatatgaggaaagtaatataaattatataaccTGCTTTTGAGATGATCAATTAATTGGACCCAAATAatctttaatatatatatagaaaaaaagaaggatttattatttatgaattgACCAAAGAAGGGAGGTGCTGGCGAATCATTCGATATTCTTGGCCGTTCTGCGAATTGCGATCATGTTCATAAATCACTCTTCTATTGTATAACCAGATGCAGGAATACGGAACAAATCAGTAATTTTCAGCACATATATGATACAATGTTGATGTTACAATTATCTTCTACCAGGATACAACTGCAAAGACACAATACCACCAGGAAAGCTCTCTACCACGAACTGCTTCCGTTATTCTAGCAAACAGCAATCTGTGAAATGGGATCAGGCAGGTGCAGCTCACCGTTTCATCGGGTTACggaacaaaattttatttggagcAAGACCGCTGCCCGGTGGTCATAACTTGCTGCGAAAGATTTCTCCAGAAACCCTTTCTGCATTTCCAACTTGAGTTGAATGTTTTAGAACCTCTCGTCTTTCAGCTATAAATTTAGCAAACCGGGAACCCTTCCCTTCAATGTTATCTTCCAACGCCGCCTGCGGCAGATCGGGTAAACTAGGACCTTGCTTTGGAGATAATGGTGGCATCAACGCCCATACTGATGCAAGGTGTTTGTTTGGTTCATCAAGTTTACGAAGAAGAGAAACCTCCTGCATATCTGTTCAAGTCAAAAGGATACTTCAGAGTTTGCAAAAATCTCTCTACCTTCagcaaaaataatataaaccTCGGGATGGAGTTGATGTTACTCAAAAGACAGTTCTTGGTGCCTACTGTATTTCAGGATGTAATTACttaatgaaatgataatttgagCTAGATCATCTCATCATGAATGTAAGTGTCAAAGCAATTCTTTAGATTCCTAACCTCTTGCAAACTCGAAGATGGGTCTCAAAACAGCACATGGAATGCTGAAGTTCAGATGTGGAATAACTGTCCCACCACCATGCCTTGCATTACTGGATCAAGAATACGTATCATTAAATACAGTTCAATCCGTAAGCACCGAAAAGCTTAATCAACCATCGaaactaatattttcaaaatttctcctCAACAATCACAATTTGTAATGTTCGAAGAACGTCACACCCACCCAACATAGTCTATGAAATTATGATCGATATCACAGTTCCTCTGTCACATAAATAGCCTCATGCCAAATTCGTGGCCAAGTAGAACAGATTTCAGTTTGAGAGATCTAAGAGCTTCAAACAACTTTGTTTCTTATCTCTCCACTAAAACTTCACATATAATCACTAACCACGAATCACATAAAACCATAGAACAATAAAAAGGAGGCTTCCAGGCATTTCAATTCATGGGAAAAACAAAAGGATTTCCTAATACAAATCCAAACCAGATGATATTTGTGaaggaaaaaaggaagaaaagaaaaggagaggaTTCTTTTCCAAAACATTCTCAAGTCTGGGGAAGGGCAATCAAAGAGATAGTCCCAAGAAAAGTTCAACTTTTTGCTTGGTTGTTGGCCCTTGGTAAACCTAATACTGGTGACATTATTCAAAGGCAGAATCCTAATGTGCGTTTGTCTCCATCTTCATGTATCATGTGCAAGAGAAATGGCAAAAGTGCGGAtcatttgtttttgtattgTCAAACTGCTGTCCAGCTGTGGCATAGATTGTCTCAGGCAGCTAA contains:
- the LOC102617907 gene encoding mitochondrial arginine transporter BAC1 isoform X1, with amino-acid sequence MEESWGSGYKEYVAGLIAGVATVIVGHPFDTVKVKLQKHNTEVHGIRYKNGLHCTARILRTEGVRGLYRGATPSFLGMAFESSLLFGIYSQTKQLLQGGVQSGGPQPNVIIPSAAFGGSIISFVLCPSELVKCRMQVQGTDSLVPKSVRYTSPLDCALRTVKQEGVMAIFRGGSTTFLREAIGNAVFFSVYEHVRYYMHLKLKAASSDHSNLIDMGIGIVSGGLGGVAFWSAVLPLDVAKTIIQTAPDKNASTNPFQILNSIYRRAGLKGCYTGLGPTIMRAFPANATAIVTWELAGKLLGIKHG
- the LOC102618573 gene encoding squamosa promoter-binding-like protein 3; this translates as MEVVVHHHHIYSSHHQLFKGFYFFISSSILVISASSISVSLVTCFLFIKRKKMEASRAEGKRSLKEDDQEEEEDDEDSGGGIAGEEDKIKKKGKRGSSSAGAGGPTTFVSCQVENCRADMTDAKKYHRRHKVCDFHAKAPVVRVEGLAQRFCQQCSRFHELSEFDDTKRSCRRRLAGHNERRRKSSADYHGEGSN
- the LOC102617907 gene encoding mitochondrial arginine transporter BAC1 isoform X2, which translates into the protein MEESWGSGYKEYVAGLIAGVATVIVGHPFDTVKVKLQKHNTEVHGIRYKNGLHCTARILRTEGVRGLYRGATPSFLGMAFESSLLFGIYSQTKQLLQGGVQSGGPQPNVIIPSAAFGGSIISFVLCPSELVKCRMQVQGTDSLVPKSVRYTSPLDCALRTVKQEGVMAIFRGGSTTFLREAIGNAVFFSVYEHVRYYMHLKLKAASSDHSNLIDMGIGIVSGGLGGVAFWSAVLPLDVAKTIIQTAPDKNASTNPFQILNSASWSERMLYGFGSYYNEGISC